Proteins encoded together in one Psychrobacter sanguinis window:
- a CDS encoding ATP-dependent helicase codes for MTDSLYDTQAYNYPMLDDDTRIKIAKLRQSIARLEANLLTPHSVAKDANTDHNFNNNPILEQSSVDYAGELNQSQLLAATTIKGKVLVIAGAGSGKTKTLTYRTSYLIESGASPSSILLLTFTRKAADEIKGRVKALLAENVADNSASANLRGLNLNAITSGTFHSFCNMLLRRYSGLLGINPRFTILDTSDSEDAIDLICKEKGFVRKNMKQAFPRKKTLQNLISTSRNRRILLKDLIENDYPDLTIHIPAIEQLAEEYHRYKRANHLYDFDDIISQVVSHLRNNLQFRRLIQDTYRHVMVDEYQDTNVPQKQLIDYICEPDNVSLMVVGDDNQSIYAFRGANYENILLFGNSYPDAKLIKLEQNYRSTPAILDYVNALSEQITLGYQKRLFSDLPIAGNKPVLSRRSNEAEEAKYIANRIIDLKPDLDYNDFAVLSRTSFQSNRIQLEFMERNIPFIVVGGIKFIEKRHIKDILALVKILYNPNDSIAWHRILTLFKGVGEVTATRITQAINSSNDSFEPLLDPKLNKNKEQLIELYEVLIKAGQQTAVADTLDILIEFYLPVLKTVEDNWRERSEDFRVLKNLAQEHSSLDNFLENLALDPPNDSVATLTQPEQKDKDAVTISTIHSAKGLEWPVVFVNALVDGLMPHHRSVAEFEELEEERKLFYVACSRAKTHLYLTAPDYFSSFAGYFDKVSRFISEVSKDTIQVDFTTSLKMSRHKPKSNEPDWW; via the coding sequence ATGACCGATAGCCTATATGACACCCAAGCTTATAATTATCCAATGTTGGATGATGACACTCGGATAAAAATTGCAAAATTGCGTCAGTCTATTGCTCGACTTGAAGCCAACCTACTTACCCCTCATTCAGTAGCAAAAGACGCTAATACTGACCATAACTTTAATAATAATCCTATTCTTGAACAAAGTTCAGTCGATTACGCGGGCGAGTTAAATCAAAGTCAACTTCTAGCAGCCACCACTATCAAAGGCAAGGTGTTGGTTATTGCTGGTGCCGGCTCTGGCAAGACCAAGACCCTGACCTATCGCACCAGTTATTTAATTGAAAGCGGTGCTTCTCCAAGTAGCATTCTATTACTAACGTTTACCCGTAAAGCCGCCGATGAGATTAAGGGTCGGGTAAAAGCACTGTTGGCAGAAAACGTCGCTGATAACAGTGCCTCAGCCAATCTAAGAGGTTTGAATCTTAACGCCATTACTAGCGGTACTTTCCACTCGTTTTGCAACATGCTATTGCGCCGCTATTCAGGTTTGCTGGGCATTAACCCTAGATTCACGATTTTGGACACCAGTGACAGTGAAGATGCGATAGATTTAATCTGTAAAGAGAAAGGTTTTGTGCGCAAAAACATGAAACAGGCCTTCCCTCGCAAGAAGACACTACAGAACCTGATCTCTACGTCCCGTAACCGCCGTATCCTGCTAAAGGATTTGATTGAAAATGATTATCCAGACTTAACCATTCACATACCAGCCATTGAGCAATTGGCAGAAGAGTATCATCGCTATAAACGTGCCAATCACCTGTATGACTTTGATGATATTATCAGCCAAGTAGTCAGTCACTTAAGAAACAACCTACAGTTTAGAAGGCTGATTCAAGACACCTATCGTCATGTAATGGTCGATGAGTATCAAGACACCAACGTCCCCCAAAAGCAACTGATTGATTATATTTGCGAGCCTGATAATGTGTCGTTAATGGTGGTGGGAGATGACAATCAAAGTATTTATGCTTTTCGCGGTGCCAACTATGAAAACATTTTGTTATTTGGTAACAGCTACCCTGATGCCAAGCTTATTAAATTAGAACAAAACTACCGCAGCACGCCAGCGATACTTGACTATGTCAACGCTTTGTCGGAGCAAATCACTTTGGGTTATCAAAAGAGACTGTTTTCAGACCTACCCATAGCTGGTAATAAGCCAGTATTATCGCGTCGTAGTAATGAAGCAGAAGAAGCCAAATATATTGCCAATAGAATAATCGACCTTAAACCCGACTTAGATTACAATGACTTTGCGGTACTTAGCCGTACCTCCTTCCAATCTAACCGAATCCAATTGGAATTTATGGAACGTAATATTCCTTTCATTGTGGTTGGCGGTATTAAGTTTATTGAAAAACGTCATATCAAAGATATTTTGGCTTTGGTTAAAATATTATATAACCCTAATGATTCTATTGCATGGCACCGTATCCTTACTTTATTTAAAGGCGTGGGTGAAGTAACTGCCACTAGGATTACCCAAGCGATTAACAGCAGTAACGATTCTTTTGAGCCTTTACTTGACCCTAAGCTTAACAAAAATAAAGAACAGCTTATTGAGCTATATGAAGTATTAATCAAAGCCGGTCAACAAACCGCTGTTGCCGATACTTTAGATATTTTGATTGAATTTTATCTGCCAGTGTTAAAGACGGTTGAGGATAATTGGCGCGAACGGTCTGAAGACTTCCGAGTGCTTAAGAACTTAGCCCAAGAGCACAGCAGCTTAGACAACTTTTTGGAGAATTTAGCTTTAGACCCGCCTAATGACTCAGTTGCGACCTTAACTCAGCCAGAGCAAAAAGACAAAGATGCGGTGACCATATCTACCATTCACAGTGCTAAGGGTCTCGAATGGCCGGTAGTATTTGTCAATGCGTTGGTTGATGGACTGATGCCTCATCACCGCTCTGTAGCCGAATTTGAAGAACTAGAAGAAGAGCGTAAGCTATTTTATGTTGCCTGTAGCCGTGCTAAAACTCATTTATATCTAACTGCTCCTGATTATTTTTCAAGTTTTGCTGGTTACTTTGATAAGGTCTCTCGTTTTATTAGTGAAGTATCTAAAGACACTATCCAAGTAGACTTTACCACCAGTCTAAAGATGAGCCGTCATAAACCCAAGTCTAATGAGCCTGATTGGTGGTAG
- a CDS encoding replication-associated recombination protein A produces MANNSSNLPYSDTPLAQRMRPKTLEEVIGQTHLLSPSAPIRRFVDHGHLPSLILHGEAGIGKTTIAMLLADAVGRPFYPLSAINTGVKQLREVLDAGSKPGQGGLEFAAPVVFIDEIHRFNKAQQDALLGAVESGEITLIGATTENPSFSVNNALLSRCQVYRLEPLTEEQIEQLLQRAISEDEFLSKLDIRLEATPQIAKLAQGDARKSLNLLELAVQASDHSQQPIVINDALLSSVAQTALQRYDKGGDQHYDIISAMIKSVRGSDPDAALYWMARMLVAGEPPEFIARRLVILASEDIGNANPNALLLADAALRSVKMIGMPEARIILGQVVVYLATSAKSNSTYLAINKAMQLAQKDQSPVPYHLRNGVTKLMQSQGYGEGYVYPHDYPNHYQPQQYLPDNLVGTQFYYYADNQREQHSLKFMQWLQSQSTPSK; encoded by the coding sequence ATGGCCAATAACAGCAGCAACCTTCCCTACTCTGACACCCCATTAGCCCAGCGCATGAGACCCAAAACTTTAGAAGAGGTGATTGGGCAGACTCATCTCTTATCTCCTAGCGCTCCTATCCGCCGCTTTGTTGATCATGGTCATCTGCCGTCCCTTATTTTGCACGGTGAAGCGGGTATTGGTAAGACTACTATTGCCATGCTACTAGCCGATGCGGTAGGGCGTCCTTTTTATCCTTTATCAGCGATTAATACCGGGGTAAAGCAACTGCGTGAAGTCTTAGATGCAGGGAGTAAACCTGGACAAGGAGGATTGGAATTTGCCGCACCTGTGGTCTTTATCGATGAGATTCATCGTTTTAATAAAGCCCAACAAGATGCTTTGCTAGGTGCAGTCGAGTCTGGCGAAATTACCCTAATCGGTGCCACTACTGAAAACCCTTCGTTTAGTGTTAATAATGCTCTACTGTCTCGTTGTCAGGTCTATCGTTTAGAGCCCTTAACTGAAGAGCAGATTGAGCAGCTGCTACAGCGTGCTATTAGCGAAGATGAGTTTTTATCAAAGCTAGATATTAGACTGGAAGCAACACCACAGATTGCCAAACTTGCCCAAGGTGATGCTCGCAAATCTCTGAATTTATTAGAGCTAGCCGTACAGGCCTCGGATCATAGCCAACAGCCCATTGTTATTAATGATGCCTTACTGTCCAGTGTGGCGCAAACGGCACTACAGCGCTATGACAAAGGCGGTGATCAACATTACGACATTATCTCGGCGATGATAAAATCAGTACGTGGCTCTGACCCCGATGCTGCTCTATATTGGATGGCACGTATGTTAGTCGCCGGCGAACCGCCAGAGTTTATCGCCCGTCGCTTGGTTATTTTGGCCAGCGAGGACATCGGTAATGCCAATCCTAATGCTTTGTTGTTGGCCGATGCTGCCTTGCGGTCTGTAAAAATGATTGGCATGCCAGAAGCCCGTATTATTTTGGGTCAAGTGGTGGTCTATTTGGCTACTTCAGCCAAAAGTAACAGTACCTATTTGGCAATCAATAAAGCGATGCAACTGGCTCAAAAAGACCAGTCGCCTGTGCCCTACCATTTACGCAATGGGGTGACCAAGCTAATGCAATCACAAGGCTATGGTGAGGGTTATGTTTATCCCCATGACTACCCCAATCATTATCAGCCTCAACAGTATCTGCCGGATAATTTGGTGGGCACACAGTTTTATTATTATGCTGACAACCAACGCGAACAGCACAGTCTGAAATTTATGCAGTGGTTACAGTCACAGTCCACACCATCTAAGTAG
- a CDS encoding polysaccharide biosynthesis/export family protein — translation MNFLRHRKPLLTSMTLAVIIGLTSGCTSINSGLQSGDLPPQGAFIAENGMQFNIQPLSLATLPSAPAYSVNRSGTTMKNARVRELLNSSRSSEYRLSKGDVLSITLGDYPQIPKSDIGYPIDQQGYIQFPLIGRIKASGLSLPQFTTQLRSQLQRYLKYPDPQVQVLKYRSNNFFIDGAVKQPGEFSIEDRPVSLYTALSMAGGVGPEGDSNNLVLTRNGTTYELGLLDLQNMGISASRIYLRDGDSIHVNSRDRNKVYVLGEFGSVKPIEIPEQGLSLTQVLGEVQGLDSRTADAAKLYVIRDHGHASYTDIYHANLQSVTNLALANRFEMQPGDIVYVDPTGLTRWNRVLSSILPSASALDRYAF, via the coding sequence ATGAATTTTTTAAGACACCGTAAACCTTTGCTTACCAGCATGACACTTGCCGTAATAATTGGATTAACTTCTGGTTGTACTAGTATTAATTCAGGCTTGCAATCAGGTGACTTACCGCCACAAGGTGCCTTTATTGCTGAAAATGGGATGCAATTTAATATTCAGCCCTTAAGTTTAGCCACTTTACCATCAGCACCCGCTTATTCTGTCAATCGTTCTGGCACAACTATGAAAAATGCTAGGGTGCGTGAGTTATTAAATAGCTCACGCAGTTCTGAGTATCGCCTTTCAAAAGGTGATGTTCTATCTATCACCTTAGGTGACTATCCCCAAATCCCTAAATCGGATATCGGTTATCCTATAGATCAACAAGGTTATATTCAGTTCCCTTTGATAGGTCGAATAAAAGCAAGTGGTCTATCACTACCTCAGTTTACCACTCAGCTACGTAGTCAACTTCAACGCTACTTGAAATATCCAGATCCCCAAGTACAGGTCCTTAAATATCGTAGTAATAACTTTTTTATTGATGGTGCGGTTAAGCAGCCTGGTGAGTTCAGTATTGAAGACCGACCTGTTTCTCTATATACCGCCCTTTCCATGGCAGGTGGCGTTGGTCCTGAAGGTGACTCAAATAATCTGGTATTAACTCGCAATGGGACTACCTATGAGCTAGGTCTACTTGATTTACAGAATATGGGGATTTCTGCTAGTCGAATCTATCTAAGAGATGGTGACTCTATTCATGTAAACAGTCGTGACCGTAATAAAGTCTATGTACTTGGTGAGTTTGGCAGTGTAAAACCTATTGAGATCCCTGAACAGGGGCTAAGCCTAACCCAAGTATTAGGGGAAGTCCAAGGTTTGGATTCACGCACAGCAGACGCAGCTAAGTTGTACGTAATACGTGATCATGGCCATGCGTCGTATACCGATATTTATCATGCCAACTTGCAGTCTGTTACTAATCTAGCTTTGGCCAATCGCTTTGAGATGCAACCTGGTGATATCGTGTATGTTGATCCAACCGGTTTAACGCGATGGAACCGAGTGCTTAGTTCGATACTTCCTTCAGCTTCAGCGCTTGATAGATATGCATTTTAA
- a CDS encoding alpha/beta fold hydrolase — protein sequence MIKSLKLKPTNLSIKASDLLQSYTPRLQQVISYDGMAIPVTVVGNPEAQPVLMLHAFGMDARQFLPFVLLLAGRFCFYLPHFRGFGLAADNPTSEFDFIEQYAKDVDQLLTHICDTHQVASVDVAGISMGALVAWAHFNRYADSPQHSKIGRYLNIDQSPTVQNQSDWRGGVFGEKQTEVFNHFHHVLQATLPYLPKQDLEQPGLEERQTLEFAQLPLKVKKQIVELETAFSLMSVQRLPSRWLINSSGYKPARVLDRYQHPTWQQKLRGLQAYLELPYDYRQALSSIQSPLTMLIGGQSQLYDPKWQHKVAEGLPHANIIEIAKSGHAIPLDAPLQFSRALKQFLLAS from the coding sequence ATGATTAAATCGTTAAAGCTTAAGCCAACTAACCTCTCAATCAAAGCATCAGATCTGCTGCAATCTTATACTCCTCGATTGCAACAGGTTATAAGCTACGATGGCATGGCTATTCCTGTCACCGTGGTTGGTAATCCTGAAGCCCAGCCGGTATTAATGCTTCATGCGTTTGGTATGGATGCCCGCCAATTTTTGCCTTTTGTATTGCTTTTAGCGGGTCGGTTTTGTTTTTATCTGCCCCACTTTCGGGGTTTCGGCTTAGCTGCAGACAATCCTACTTCTGAGTTTGACTTTATTGAACAGTATGCTAAAGATGTGGATCAGTTATTGACTCATATTTGCGACACCCATCAAGTGGCATCTGTTGATGTAGCAGGCATATCGATGGGTGCATTGGTGGCTTGGGCTCATTTTAACCGCTATGCCGATTCGCCGCAGCATTCAAAAATAGGTCGTTATTTAAATATTGATCAGTCGCCCACTGTGCAGAACCAATCGGATTGGCGCGGTGGTGTCTTCGGTGAAAAGCAAACTGAAGTGTTTAATCATTTTCATCACGTATTACAGGCAACCCTACCTTATTTACCGAAACAAGATTTAGAGCAGCCGGGTTTAGAAGAACGACAAACCCTTGAATTTGCTCAGTTACCTTTGAAGGTTAAAAAACAGATTGTCGAGTTAGAGACTGCTTTCTCTTTAATGTCAGTACAGCGTTTGCCTTCTCGGTGGCTAATCAATAGCAGTGGTTATAAACCCGCACGTGTGCTCGACCGTTATCAACATCCGACTTGGCAACAGAAACTGCGCGGTTTACAGGCCTACTTAGAATTACCTTATGATTATCGGCAGGCGCTAAGCTCTATTCAATCTCCACTAACCATGTTGATTGGTGGTCAGTCCCAGCTTTATGACCCCAAATGGCAGCATAAAGTAGCCGAAGGTTTGCCCCACGCAAATATTATTGAAATTGCCAAATCAGGTCATGCGATTCCTTTAGATGCGCCACTACAATTCTCCCGTGCACTTAAACAGTTTCTATTGGCCAGTTAA
- the tviB gene encoding Vi polysaccharide biosynthesis UDP-N-acetylglucosamine C-6 dehydrogenase TviB — protein MNTLNIKDIKIAVIGLGYVGLPLAVEFGKKYPVIGFDINQNRINELNFGTDHTLEVNDEELAGAKQLRFSSDINELSECNFYIVTVPTPIDEYKQPDLTPLVKASTAIGSVLKTGDIVVYESTVYPGATEEVCIPVLERSSGLTFNKDFFAGYSPERINPGDKEHRVTNILKVTAGSNPEVADLVDDVYNLIITAGTHKAPSIKVAEAAKVIENTQRDVNIALINELAVIFNKMGIDTEAVLTAAGTKWNFLPFRPGLVGGHCIGVDPYYLTHKAQAIGYNPEIILAGRRLNDSMGEYVVTQLVKTMIKKRIQVEGAKVLILGLSFKENCPDVRNTKVIDIVHELEEYNIDVDVYDPWVDVHEAQHEYGISPINDIGNLENNSYDGIILAVAHKQFVEMGVEKIRELGKSNHVLYDLKYLFDSELSDIRL, from the coding sequence ATGAACACGCTAAATATTAAGGATATAAAAATTGCGGTAATTGGTCTTGGTTATGTTGGCCTTCCCTTAGCCGTTGAATTTGGTAAAAAATATCCAGTTATCGGCTTTGATATTAATCAAAACCGCATTAATGAATTAAATTTTGGCACAGACCATACTTTAGAAGTTAATGATGAAGAACTAGCGGGCGCCAAACAGTTACGGTTTAGTTCAGATATAAATGAGCTGTCTGAATGTAATTTTTATATCGTGACTGTGCCCACTCCTATCGATGAATACAAACAGCCTGACTTAACGCCTTTAGTCAAAGCTTCTACGGCTATTGGGAGTGTGCTTAAAACAGGCGATATCGTAGTATATGAGTCAACCGTCTATCCTGGAGCTACCGAAGAGGTCTGCATCCCCGTATTAGAGCGTAGCTCGGGTTTAACATTTAATAAAGATTTCTTTGCTGGTTATAGCCCTGAACGCATTAACCCAGGTGATAAAGAGCACCGTGTTACTAACATTCTAAAGGTGACTGCAGGCTCTAATCCTGAGGTGGCAGACCTAGTAGATGACGTGTATAACCTTATTATCACAGCCGGAACTCATAAAGCACCTTCTATTAAAGTAGCTGAAGCGGCTAAAGTGATTGAAAATACCCAACGTGATGTCAACATTGCTTTGATTAATGAGTTAGCCGTTATCTTCAATAAAATGGGAATTGATACGGAAGCGGTATTAACCGCAGCTGGTACTAAATGGAATTTTTTACCGTTTCGCCCAGGTTTAGTTGGCGGGCATTGTATCGGTGTTGACCCTTACTACCTAACGCACAAAGCTCAGGCCATCGGTTATAACCCTGAGATAATCCTAGCGGGTCGTCGCTTAAACGATAGCATGGGCGAATATGTGGTTACTCAATTAGTTAAGACTATGATTAAAAAGCGCATCCAAGTTGAAGGTGCTAAGGTATTAATCTTAGGTTTAAGCTTTAAAGAAAACTGTCCTGATGTACGCAATACTAAAGTGATTGATATTGTACATGAACTAGAAGAGTACAACATCGATGTTGATGTGTATGATCCTTGGGTTGATGTTCATGAAGCACAACATGAATATGGTATTTCGCCTATTAATGATATTGGTAACTTAGAGAACAATAGCTACGATGGTATTATCTTAGCTGTGGCACATAAACAGTTTGTAGAGATGGGTGTGGAGAAAATTAGAGAGCTAGGGAAATCTAACCACGTTCTCTACGATTTAAAATATCTATTTGATAGTGAGCTGAGCGATATACGTTTATAA
- a CDS encoding low molecular weight protein-tyrosine-phosphatase — protein sequence MAFENILVVCVGNICRSPMAEALLKQRFPEKNIDSAGVGALVGHGADPAAIKIMQEQNIDITSHVAKQIDENLALNADLIFTMSDSQNKWIEERWPFCRGKTFKLGHWNDKDIADPYKHELSAFQTAYQDIVEGLNEWQDKII from the coding sequence ATGGCATTTGAAAATATTTTAGTCGTTTGTGTTGGTAATATCTGCCGTAGCCCGATGGCAGAAGCTTTACTAAAGCAGCGCTTTCCTGAGAAAAATATTGACTCAGCGGGTGTGGGTGCTTTAGTCGGCCATGGTGCAGATCCAGCAGCCATCAAAATTATGCAAGAACAAAACATCGATATTACTAGCCATGTTGCCAAACAAATTGATGAGAATTTGGCATTAAACGCTGATCTTATTTTCACTATGTCAGACAGTCAAAATAAATGGATCGAGGAACGCTGGCCTTTTTGTCGTGGTAAAACTTTTAAGTTAGGTCATTGGAATGATAAAGATATTGCTGACCCTTACAAACATGAGTTGAGTGCTTTTCAGACTGCATATCAAGATATCGTTGAAGGTCTCAATGAATGGCAAGATAAGATTATCTAA
- the ribBA gene encoding bifunctional 3,4-dihydroxy-2-butanone-4-phosphate synthase/GTP cyclohydrolase II, translating to MALDNIKDIIEDIRAGKMVILMDDEDRENEGDLIMAATHVNSEAINFMITHARGLVCLTLTEERCRRLELPLMSDRNEAKFSTNFTVSIEAAEGVTTGISAADRARTVQAAVSATAKAEDIVQPGHIFPIMAQKGGVLHRAGHTEAGCDLARLAGLEPAAVIVEIINPDGTMARRDDLEKFAAEHDLKIGTIADLINYRIANEQTVNEVSKRPFETDFGTFTLYQFKEYGASETHVALVKGDLSEGVSTVRVHGFHPLRDLFSAKRDETGRSGWSVQSSLKEISESERGVLVWIGSNQPVDLGEALERASNNQSISTLSNQPYRSIGVGAQILRHLGVRDMRLLSTPLKFNALSGFDLNVVECVDSPDAPNR from the coding sequence ATGGCATTAGATAATATTAAAGACATCATTGAAGACATCCGCGCCGGTAAAATGGTCATCTTGATGGATGATGAAGACCGCGAGAATGAGGGTGACCTAATTATGGCGGCCACGCATGTCAATAGCGAAGCCATCAACTTTATGATTACTCACGCCCGCGGTTTGGTATGCTTAACCTTGACTGAGGAGCGTTGCCGTCGTCTTGAATTACCGTTAATGAGTGACCGTAACGAAGCCAAATTTAGTACCAACTTTACGGTATCTATCGAAGCGGCTGAAGGCGTAACCACTGGTATCTCTGCAGCCGACCGTGCCCGCACCGTTCAAGCGGCGGTATCGGCCACGGCCAAAGCGGAAGATATCGTGCAGCCTGGCCATATCTTCCCGATTATGGCGCAAAAAGGTGGCGTCTTGCATCGTGCTGGTCACACTGAAGCCGGTTGTGACTTGGCGCGTCTAGCCGGTCTTGAGCCTGCTGCCGTCATCGTTGAAATTATTAATCCTGATGGCACCATGGCCCGCCGTGATGATTTAGAAAAGTTTGCCGCTGAACATGACTTAAAGATTGGTACCATCGCTGATTTAATCAATTACCGTATTGCCAATGAGCAGACTGTGAATGAAGTGAGCAAACGTCCTTTTGAAACCGACTTTGGTACGTTTACCCTGTATCAGTTCAAAGAGTATGGCGCTTCTGAAACTCATGTTGCTTTGGTGAAGGGCGATCTAAGCGAAGGCGTAAGTACCGTACGCGTTCATGGTTTCCATCCATTACGTGACTTATTTTCCGCCAAACGTGATGAAACTGGCCGTAGTGGCTGGAGTGTGCAAAGCTCTTTAAAAGAAATTAGCGAATCTGAGCGTGGCGTACTGGTATGGATTGGTAGCAATCAACCTGTAGATTTGGGCGAAGCGCTTGAGCGTGCCAGCAACAATCAATCTATTTCTACCCTATCTAATCAGCCTTACCGTAGCATTGGTGTTGGCGCTCAGATTTTACGTCATTTAGGCGTGCGTGATATGCGTTTATTATCGACGCCGCTTAAATTTAATGCCTTATCAGGTTTTGATTTAAATGTGGTGGAGTGTGTTGATTCACCTGACGCCCCAAATCGTTAA
- a CDS encoding polysaccharide biosynthesis tyrosine autokinase, producing MSQTDLNNSKSSISQDNEQIDLMALLLTIFKGWKTILAMALLGLLLGVTYSRYEQPTYKTDALVQIDSASKSISALGANISELVGTESTPADTERELIKSRMVLQPVIEKLHLDIRLSNPEIRSVDRILQDKIPTQFSTGKEVILDTKYGDVKVASFNVPLAYLNKSFTLNKTATGFKLSHFINEELVEYKGNIGTPTTINTPEGKISLLVNALPSEGHSINISKIAMPNAINALNGSLSVAERGSKTGIIELTLSGSNQEHISTVLAQVIQSYVSQNLERGSQQTRTTLDFMQSQIPQLKQKLEQSEQDFNKFRQQYGTIDVNQEAGILVNERAAIEKQVSELNLKKAELLTYYTEEHPLVIQINDQLYTLEERRNQIKEGISRLPEMQREFLQLSQDTEINREIYLTMLKNYQQLQIAKAGEIGYVRVVDMPINTYQIITPKKDLIQMLGLLSGMLLGILIVFAKSLLRNSIKDPERLEAKTGVPVIATIPRSKTSFNLSKKKNSHRRLLAMVEHDGLSYEGIKSLRTSLMFAMPKTSRIASIFGDMDPALSAKQGKVIVISGEAPNIGKSFISSNLAETFSQLNKKVLIIDGDMRRGELNKIFTVTQNNGLGDYLTEDNAGLNDYIHPTSFEFIDFMPRGKHPYNPASLLSTDKFSKMLLELVSIYDYIIIDTPPVLAVSDAIITAQYADKVLMVTRYNVSIEGQLAYAIKQMQKSNIIVDGIVLNDVVRGITDKYSYHYSYAYDNSKD from the coding sequence ATGAGTCAGACTGATCTAAACAATTCTAAGAGTAGTATCTCTCAAGATAACGAGCAAATTGACTTGATGGCTCTATTGCTAACCATCTTTAAAGGTTGGAAGACCATTCTAGCAATGGCTCTATTAGGGCTGTTATTAGGGGTTACTTACAGTCGTTATGAACAGCCTACTTATAAAACAGATGCGCTAGTACAAATAGATAGTGCCTCTAAGAGCATTTCTGCGTTAGGGGCTAATATCTCTGAATTAGTCGGTACTGAATCTACTCCTGCAGATACAGAACGTGAGCTGATCAAATCACGTATGGTTCTTCAACCAGTTATTGAAAAACTACACTTAGATATTAGGCTCAGTAATCCTGAGATCAGATCTGTCGACCGTATTTTACAGGATAAGATACCGACCCAATTTAGTACTGGAAAGGAAGTAATATTAGATACAAAGTATGGTGACGTTAAGGTGGCTAGTTTTAATGTTCCATTGGCTTATTTGAATAAGTCATTTACTCTGAATAAGACTGCCACAGGTTTCAAGTTGTCTCATTTTATTAATGAAGAATTAGTAGAGTATAAGGGTAATATTGGTACGCCAACTACTATTAATACTCCAGAGGGAAAGATCAGTTTATTGGTTAATGCATTACCTTCCGAAGGCCATTCTATAAATATTTCTAAAATAGCTATGCCTAATGCTATTAACGCTTTGAATGGCTCTCTGTCTGTGGCAGAGCGAGGATCTAAAACTGGCATCATCGAGTTGACATTAAGCGGTAGTAACCAGGAACATATTAGTACTGTTTTGGCTCAAGTTATACAGTCTTATGTATCACAAAACCTCGAGCGTGGCTCACAACAGACTCGAACAACCCTTGATTTTATGCAATCTCAGATTCCTCAGCTTAAACAAAAGTTAGAGCAATCAGAGCAAGACTTTAATAAATTTCGTCAACAATACGGTACTATTGATGTAAATCAAGAGGCTGGGATACTGGTTAACGAAAGAGCTGCTATTGAAAAACAGGTGAGTGAGTTGAATCTCAAAAAGGCAGAACTATTAACTTACTATACTGAAGAGCATCCTCTAGTTATTCAAATAAATGATCAATTATATACATTAGAAGAAAGACGTAATCAAATTAAGGAAGGCATTTCGCGTTTACCAGAGATGCAACGTGAGTTTCTACAGCTCTCACAAGATACAGAGATTAATCGAGAAATTTATTTAACAATGCTCAAGAACTATCAACAGTTGCAAATTGCTAAAGCTGGCGAGATAGGTTATGTACGTGTTGTAGATATGCCTATTAATACTTATCAAATAATTACGCCTAAGAAAGATTTAATCCAAATGCTTGGTTTATTATCTGGCATGTTATTAGGAATACTTATTGTTTTTGCCAAAAGCTTATTACGTAATTCTATTAAAGACCCTGAACGTTTGGAGGCTAAAACTGGTGTACCTGTTATTGCCACTATTCCAAGATCTAAAACCTCGTTTAACTTAAGTAAAAAGAAAAACAGTCATCGTCGCTTATTAGCTATGGTTGAGCATGATGGATTGAGCTATGAAGGCATAAAGAGCTTAAGAACTTCATTAATGTTTGCAATGCCTAAGACCAGTAGAATAGCTAGTATATTTGGCGATATGGATCCTGCTTTATCTGCTAAACAAGGCAAGGTTATTGTTATCTCAGGGGAAGCCCCTAACATTGGTAAGTCGTTTATTTCATCGAATCTTGCAGAAACCTTTTCCCAACTTAATAAGAAAGTGTTAATTATAGATGGCGATATGCGCCGTGGCGAGCTCAATAAGATTTTTACTGTTACTCAAAATAATGGGTTAGGCGACTATTTAACTGAAGATAATGCTGGCCTTAATGACTACATTCATCCTACTAGCTTTGAATTTATTGATTTTATGCCAAGAGGTAAACATCCTTATAATCCGGCTTCACTTCTATCTACAGATAAATTCAGTAAGATGTTATTAGAGTTAGTGTCTATATATGATTATATTATCATTGATACACCGCCGGTTCTTGCCGTTTCTGATGCTATAATTACAGCACAATATGCAGATAAAGTATTAATGGTCACTCGTTATAATGTTTCTATCGAAGGACAATTAGCTTATGCAATTAAACAGATGCAGAAATCAAATATTATAGTCGATGGTATTGTACTAAATGATGTAGTACGTGGTATTACTGATAAGTATAGTTACCACTATAGCTATGCATATGATAACTCTAAAGATTAG